One stretch of Nicotiana tabacum cultivar K326 chromosome 18, ASM71507v2, whole genome shotgun sequence DNA includes these proteins:
- the LOC107814947 gene encoding putative small nuclear ribonucleoprotein F, with translation MSVPVNPKPYLNNLTGKPVMVKLKWGMEYKGYLVSVDSYMNLQLANAEEYIDGQCTGSLGEILIRCNNVLYLRGVPEDEELEDADRD, from the exons TCAGTACCAGTTAATCCCAAGCCTTATTTGAACAATTTGACGGGAAAGCCTGTGATGGTAAAGCTTAAATGGGGAATGGAGTACAAAG GGTATCTGGTCTCCGTGGATTCATACATGAACTTGCAG CTTGCAAACGCAGAAGAATACATTGATGGACAATGCACTGGTTCTCTCGGAGAGATCCTGATTAG ATGTAATAATGTCCTCTATCTTCGTGGTGTACCTGAGGATGAAGAATTGGAAGATGCTGATCGCGACTAG